In Kogia breviceps isolate mKogBre1 chromosome 7, mKogBre1 haplotype 1, whole genome shotgun sequence, a single window of DNA contains:
- the FOLR2 gene encoding folate receptor beta isoform X2 — translation MPWKLTPLLLFLAWMAYQCSAQARTDLLNVCMDAKHHKIKPGPEDKLHDQCIPWKKNACCSAKVSQELHRDTSSLYNFNWDHCGKMEPACKRHFIQDNCLYECSPNLGPWIQEVNESWRKERLLNVPLCKEDCQIWWEDCRTSYTCKTNWHKGWNWTSGSNKCPTGTTCGTFEFYFPTPAALCEGLWSHSYKLSNYSRGSGRCIQMWFNPAQGNPNEEVARFYALAMSAGAMPQGIRPLLLCLALILPLWLHD, via the exons aTGCCCTGGAAATTGACACCCCTTCTGCTGTTTCTGGCCTGGATGGCCTACCAGTGCAGTGCCCAGGCCAGAACAGACCTGCTCAATGTCTGCATGGATGCCAAACACCACAAGATAAAGCCAGGCCCTGAGGACAAGCTACATGACCAG TGCATCCCCTGGAAGAAGAATGCCTGCTGCTCTGCCAAAGTCAGCCAGGAGCTGCACAGGGACACCTCCTCCCTGTATAACTTTAACTGGGATCACTGTGGCAAGATGGAGCCCGCCTGCAAGCGCCACTTCATTCAGGACAACTGTTTGTACGAGTGCTCACCCAATCTGGGGCCCTGGATCCAGGAG GTGAACGAGAGCTGGCGCAAAGAACGGCTCCTGAACGTGCCCCTCTGCAAAGAGGACTGTCAGATCTGGTGGGAAGACTGCCGCACCTCCTACACCTGCAAGACCAACTGGCACAAGGGCTGGAACTGGACCTCAG GATCTAACAAGTGTCCAACTGGGACCACCTGTGGCACATTTGAGTTCTACTTCCCCACGCCAGCAGCCCTGTGTGAGGGCCTCTGGAGTCACTCCTACAAGCTCAGCAACTACAGCCGGGGCAGTGGCCGCTGCATCCAGATGTGGTTCAACCCCGCCCAGGGCAACCCCAACGAGGAGGTGGCGAGGTTCTATGCCTTGGCCATGAGTGCTGGGGCCATGCCCCAGGGGATTAGACCTCTCCTGCTCTGCCTGGCCCTGATTTTGCCACTCTGGCTCCATGACTGA
- the FOLR1 gene encoding folate receptor alpha, with translation MAWKTTWLLFLWVGVAAVWTARPRTELLNVCMNAKHHKEKPGPEDKLHEQCSPWKKNACCSLNTSQEAHKDISYLYRFNWDHCGKMEPACKHHFIQDTCLYECSPNLGPWIQEVNQSWRKERVLNVPLCKEDCQIWWEDCRTSYTCKTNWHKGWNWTSGYNQCPVRAACHRFDFYFPTPAALCNEIWSHSYKVSNYGRGSGRCIQMWFDPAQGNPNEEVARFYAETMSGAGLHEAWPLHFGLVLMLLWLLN, from the exons ATGGCCTGGAAGACAACGTGGCTACTGTTCCTTTGGGTAGGGGTGGCTGCCGTATGGACAGCCCGGCCCAGGACCGAGCTTCTCAATGTCTGCATGAATGCCAAGCACCATAAGGAAAAGCCAGGTCCCGAGGACAAGCTACATGAGCAG TGCAGTCCCTGGAAGAAGAACGCCTGCTGCTCCCTTAACACCAGCCAAGAAGCCCATAAGGATATTTCCTACCTGTACAGATTCAACTGGGATCACTGTGGCAAGATGGAGCCCGCCTGCAAGCACCACTTTATTCAGGACACCTGCCTCTATGAGTGCTCACCTAACCTGGGGCCCTGGATCCAGGAG gtGAACCAGAGCTGGCGCAAAGAGCGGGTCCTGAACGTGCCCCTCTGCAAAGAGGACTGTCAGATCTGGTGGGAAGACTGCCGCACCTCCTACACCTGCAAGACCAACTGGCACAAGGGCTGGAACTGGACCTCAG GGTATAACCAGTGCCCAGTGAGAGCTGCCTGCCACCGCTTTGACTTCTACTTCCCCACGCCTGCTGCTCTGTGCAATGAAATCTGGAGTCACTCCTACAAAGTCAGCAACTATGGCCGGGGCAGCGGCCGCTGCATCCAGATGTGGTTCGACCCGGCCCAGGGCAACCCCAACGAGGAGGTGGCGAGGTTCTATGCTGAGACCATGAGTGGGGCTGGGCTCCATGAGGCCTGGCCTCTGCATTTTGGCCTGGTCCTAATGTTGCTCTGGCTGCTCAACTGA
- the FOLR2 gene encoding folate receptor beta isoform X1 produces MPWKLTPLLLFLAWMAYQCSAQARTDLLNVCMDAKHHKIKPGPEDKLHDQQCIPWKKNACCSAKVSQELHRDTSSLYNFNWDHCGKMEPACKRHFIQDNCLYECSPNLGPWIQEVNESWRKERLLNVPLCKEDCQIWWEDCRTSYTCKTNWHKGWNWTSGSNKCPTGTTCGTFEFYFPTPAALCEGLWSHSYKLSNYSRGSGRCIQMWFNPAQGNPNEEVARFYALAMSAGAMPQGIRPLLLCLALILPLWLHD; encoded by the exons aTGCCCTGGAAATTGACACCCCTTCTGCTGTTTCTGGCCTGGATGGCCTACCAGTGCAGTGCCCAGGCCAGAACAGACCTGCTCAATGTCTGCATGGATGCCAAACACCACAAGATAAAGCCAGGCCCTGAGGACAAGCTACATGACCAG CAGTGCATCCCCTGGAAGAAGAATGCCTGCTGCTCTGCCAAAGTCAGCCAGGAGCTGCACAGGGACACCTCCTCCCTGTATAACTTTAACTGGGATCACTGTGGCAAGATGGAGCCCGCCTGCAAGCGCCACTTCATTCAGGACAACTGTTTGTACGAGTGCTCACCCAATCTGGGGCCCTGGATCCAGGAG GTGAACGAGAGCTGGCGCAAAGAACGGCTCCTGAACGTGCCCCTCTGCAAAGAGGACTGTCAGATCTGGTGGGAAGACTGCCGCACCTCCTACACCTGCAAGACCAACTGGCACAAGGGCTGGAACTGGACCTCAG GATCTAACAAGTGTCCAACTGGGACCACCTGTGGCACATTTGAGTTCTACTTCCCCACGCCAGCAGCCCTGTGTGAGGGCCTCTGGAGTCACTCCTACAAGCTCAGCAACTACAGCCGGGGCAGTGGCCGCTGCATCCAGATGTGGTTCAACCCCGCCCAGGGCAACCCCAACGAGGAGGTGGCGAGGTTCTATGCCTTGGCCATGAGTGCTGGGGCCATGCCCCAGGGGATTAGACCTCTCCTGCTCTGCCTGGCCCTGATTTTGCCACTCTGGCTCCATGACTGA